The following proteins are co-located in the Microcystis wesenbergii NRERC-220 genome:
- a CDS encoding AAA family ATPase produces the protein MELLIKNLGSIRNNNQAIDLTKKFYTFIGYNNSGKTLVSQLLWTIFNDDNIRKFSENTQIDSLVIDSEKPIKKITINQELIDEILNKFSRFIEKEVVNTYNLDASIKETIIGSNKLIFQANIKEFKETKFKTTFLVRVAGNNDLEYLQISKGKGSLTINIKENNIPEKVFDKIPRDFFERAKPYKESVIIPSIIRVLLSHAEDTFFIPASRSFFPVFYQYIYEIERNKRIESNRLFLELIENIDDDSDSHEDKLKRLREQLPKRSYTEPMNKVIESLYSLNTKKKINSVYNSLIEKMSGLMGGEITISSLESIAPIQFSFKFDESKDLPMYLASSSVNQLTILYLYLKYWAKEKNNFLMIDEPEVNLHPENQIRLMDILVQFVTEHNNRVLITTHSPILTDILNNYVYLHTLKSYDVDVTKIIEDNQLKNLNPEISIAKEDLGVYFFTGDKIIDYGTSQYGVYFRNFTEVINSVQKSGEILTNHIYLAENE, from the coding sequence ATGGAACTACTGATCAAGAATTTGGGATCAATTAGAAATAATAATCAAGCTATAGATTTAACTAAGAAGTTTTATACTTTTATTGGCTACAACAATAGTGGCAAAACCCTAGTTTCTCAGCTTTTATGGACAATTTTTAATGATGACAATATTAGAAAGTTTTCCGAAAATACCCAAATTGATTCTTTAGTAATTGACTCGGAAAAACCTATTAAAAAAATTACGATCAATCAAGAATTAATCGATGAGATTCTCAATAAATTTAGCCGATTTATTGAAAAAGAAGTTGTTAATACTTATAATCTTGATGCCAGTATTAAAGAAACGATTATTGGTTCCAATAAATTAATTTTTCAAGCAAATATCAAAGAATTTAAAGAGACGAAATTTAAAACAACTTTTTTGGTTCGTGTTGCAGGAAATAATGATCTGGAGTATTTACAGATTAGCAAGGGCAAAGGTAGCCTAACAATAAATATAAAAGAGAATAATATCCCTGAAAAAGTATTTGATAAAATACCCAGAGACTTTTTTGAGAGAGCTAAACCATACAAGGAATCAGTAATTATTCCGTCAATAATAAGAGTGCTTTTGTCTCATGCAGAAGATACTTTTTTTATCCCCGCTAGTCGTAGCTTTTTTCCTGTTTTCTACCAGTACATTTATGAGATAGAAAGAAATAAGAGAATTGAGTCTAACCGTCTATTTTTAGAATTAATAGAAAATATTGATGATGATAGTGACAGTCATGAAGATAAATTAAAACGTCTTCGGGAACAATTACCCAAAAGGTCTTATACAGAACCAATGAATAAAGTGATTGAGTCGCTTTATTCTCTCAATACCAAGAAAAAAATTAATTCAGTTTATAATTCTCTGATTGAAAAGATGAGCGGATTAATGGGAGGAGAAATCACGATTTCTAGTCTAGAATCGATCGCACCTATTCAATTTTCTTTTAAATTCGATGAAAGCAAAGATTTACCCATGTATCTAGCTTCATCTTCAGTCAATCAGTTGACTATCTTGTATCTTTATCTCAAATATTGGGCCAAGGAAAAAAACAATTTTTTGATGATAGATGAACCAGAAGTTAATTTGCATCCCGAAAATCAAATTCGCTTAATGGATATTTTAGTTCAATTTGTCACCGAGCATAATAATCGGGTTTTGATCACCACCCATAGCCCAATTTTAACCGATATTCTCAACAATTATGTTTATCTTCATACCTTAAAAAGTTATGATGTTGATGTCACAAAAATTATTGAGGATAATCAATTAAAAAATTTAAATCCAGAAATTTCAATTGCTAAAGAAGACTTAGGGGTTTACTTTTTCACAGGTGATAAAATTATTGATTATGGAACCAGTCAATATGGTGTTTATTTTCGTAATTTTACAGAAGTTATCAACTCCGTGCAGAAATCTGGAGAAATTTTAACCAATCATATCTATTTAGCAGAGAATGAGTAA